Proteins encoded in a region of the Fundulus heteroclitus isolate FHET01 chromosome 2, MU-UCD_Fhet_4.1, whole genome shotgun sequence genome:
- the rgma gene encoding repulsive guidance molecule A has translation MQPPRKRSEAGWMVMGEGGRPSALDVCRVLAVFFALFPSVSLQCKVIKCTTEYLAITSNSALGEEEYCTALRAYKSCVGRLARSCRGDLAYHSVQHGIEDLMNQKNCSREGPTFQPRARTPPPPPPPPPVLTDSQERSDGPEVCHYERSLTRTSAPPNYTHCGFFGDPHLRTFGDDFQTCKVEGAWPLIHNKFLSVQVTNSPVLPGSLATATSKLTIIFRNFQECVEQKMYHAETDDLPAAFADGSKNGGDRYGANTLRVVEKAPGQHVEIQAKYIGTTIVVRQVGRYLTFAVRMPEEVVNSVEEGDTQDLYLCLHGCPANQRIDFRNFRARAAEATQGASRTRGDAGTHGFTYKSAKAKCKERLPVEDLYFQSCVFDLLSSGDINFTMAAFYAFEDVKMLHSNSKRYHIYEKDALNSAAQGGKHFLLVLVFNLLAVLLCGAALL, from the exons ATGCAGCCGCCAAG GAAGAGGAGCGAAGCTGGATGGATGGTTATGGGGGAAGGAGGGAGACCCTCGGCTCTTGACGTGTGCAGAGTCCTCGCTGTGTTCTTCGCACTGTTCCCCTCCG TGAGCCTGCAGTGCAAGGTCATCAAGTGTACCACTGAATATCTGGCCATCACCTCGAACTCGGCGCTCGGGGAGGAGGAGTACTGCACGGCCCTGCGGGCGTACAAGAGCTGCGTGGGCCGACTGGCGCGGAGCTGCAGGGGCGACCTGGCCTATCACTCCGTCCAGCATGGCATCGAGGACCTAATGAACCAGAAGAACTGCTCCAGGGAGGGGCCGACGTTCCAGCCCCGCGCCAGGACCCCGCCTCCCCCGCCCCCGCCTCCCCCCGTCCTGACCGACAGCCAGGAGCGCTCCGACGGACCGGAGGTCTGCCACTACGAGCGCAGTCTCACGCGAACCTCGGCGCCGCCCAACTACACCCACTGCGGCTTCTTCGGAGACCCCCACCTCAGGACCTTCGGCGATGACTTTCAGACGTGCAAGGTGGAAGGAGCCTGGCCCCTCATCCACAACAAGTTCCTGTCGGTGCAGGTGACCAACTCGCCCGTGCTGCCGGGGTCTTTGGCAACCGCCACAAGCAAG CTGACAATCATCTTCAGGAACTTCCAGGAGTGTGTTGAGCAGAAGATGTACCACGCAGAGACCGACGACCTGCCGGCGGCGTTCGCCGACGGCTCTAAAAACGGAGGCGACCGCTACGGGGCCAACACTCTGCGAGTGGTGGAGAAGGCTCCCGGGCAGCACGTGGAGATCCAGGCCAAGTACATCGGCACCACCATCGTGGTGCGGCAGGTGGGCCGCTACCTGACCTTCGCCGTGCGCATGCCGGAGGAGGTCGTGAACTCGGTGGAGGAGGGCGACACCCAGGACTTGTACCTGTGTCTCCATGGTTGTCCCGCCAACCAGCGCATTGACTTCCGGAACTTCAGAGCCCGGGCGGCGGAGGCGACTCAGGGCGCCAGTAGGACCAGGGGCGACGCCGGCACGCACGGCTTCACCTACAAGTCGGCGAAGGCCAAGTGCAAAGAACGGCTTCCGGTGGAGGATCTGTACTTTCAGTCCTGCGTGTTTGACCTCCTCTCCTCCGGAGACATTAACTTCACCATGGCGGCGTTCTACGCTTTTGAGGATGTGAAAATGCTCCACTCAAACAGCAAGAGATACCACATATATGAAAAGGACGCTCTAAACAGCGCGGCACAGGGGGGCAAACATTtccttctggttctggtcttcaaCCTCCTGGCCGTACTGCTGTGTGGCGCGGCCCTTCTGTAG